A single window of Uloborus diversus isolate 005 chromosome 5, Udiv.v.3.1, whole genome shotgun sequence DNA harbors:
- the LOC129221952 gene encoding phosphopentomutase-like, with protein MNPLDKLIGNEGSPVMLNPETREILSFEVPCEDLQRKMWNYILSNRAVGHTSHETQLKDMLNKNDYKGLNAIMMGRLTFGTAGIRGRVGIGFSAMNNVVVVQTTQGIAALLAKEDKTKGVVIGYDNRNDSKEFAELTATVFLKQGFVVHFFSNMVPTPFIPFSVKKLNCLLGIIITASHNPKQDNGYKVYGPNSTQILPEFAKRIQKSILDNLEVTISSTDKSLVYTSTYLHDPLADMDHLYFKDLISSVNTKCMSQTTIKITTTALHGVGHPFLKKALQKSGFYGWVPVSSQMHPDGDFPTVKFPNPEEKDSLALAIALSDEKKCTLILANDPDADRLAVAEKLHDNTWHIYSGNEIGALLGSWLWQKCPAEKKTIPSNCCMISSTVSSKILASIAKKEGFTFYETLTGFKYMANKAAEAEERGLHFVFAFEEAIGYMCSTSVMDKDGIRAALLVFELAAFAERKNKLLYDILKETYLKYGYHFALNSYFICPDPQNTNKMFHTLRNWNGKPETYPDHLDLPKDRNDIPFKYEVVHVRDLTTGYDSRTPTKLSCLPMDSSSQMITFYFGNGAEATLRTSGTEPKVKYYTEAIHHGPESEWQSCRDMLSLLVELMIQQWMQPEKHNLLPRPEEASKK; from the coding sequence ATGAACCCGTTAGACAAATTAATTGGAAACGAAGGGAGCCCCGTAATGTTAAATCCAGAAACACGAGAAATATTAAGTTTTGAAGTGCCATGTGAAGATCTGCAAAGGAAAATGTGGAATTATATCCTTTCCAATCGAGCTGTTGGACATACTAGTCATGAAACACAATTGAAGGATATGTTGAACAAGAATGATTATAAAGGTTTAAATGCAATAATGATGGGGAGGCTTACATTTGGAACTGCTGGTATACGTGGTAGAGTTGGCATAGGATTTTCAGCCATGAATAATGTTGTAGTTGTCCAAACAACCCAAGGTATAGCAGCTTTGCTTGCTAAAGAAGATAAAACAAAAGGAGTTGTAATTGGATATGATAATCGAAATGACAGTAAAGAGTTTGCTGAACTAACCGCAActgtatttttgaaacaaggATTCGTAGTTCACTTTTTTTCTAACATGGTTCCGACTCCTTTCATACctttttctgttaaaaagctgAATTGTCTGCTCGGGATCATTATTACAGCTTCTCATAACCCGAAGCAAGATAATGGATATAAAGTGTATGGACCAAACAGTACACAAATTTTGCCTGAATTTGCCAAAAGAATTCAAAAGAGTATATTGGATAATCTTGAGGTGACTATTTCTAGCACGGATAAATCGCTTGTGTACACGTCTACTTATTTGCATGATCCTTTAGCTGACATGgatcatttgtattttaaagatttaattagTTCAGTAAATACTAAATGTATGTCACAGACCACAATAAAAATTACAACTACTGCTTTGCATGGTGTAGGTCATCCATTCTTAAAAAAAGCTTTACAGAAGTCAGGATTTTACGGATGGGTTCCTGTTTCATCACAAATGCATCCGGATGGAGACTTTCCCACAGTGAAATTTCCAAACCCGGAGGAGAAGGACTCTCTGGCTTTGGCTATTGCTCTTTCTGATGAAAAGAAGTGTACCTTGATATTAGCTAATGATCCTGATGCTGATCGACTTGCCGTTGCTGAAAAACTTCATGACAACACTTGGCATATATATTCTGGAAATGAAATTGGTGCCTTACTCGGGTCATGGTTGTGGCAAAAGTGTCCTGCTGAAAAGAAGACCATTCCAAGCAATTGCTGCATGATATCCAGTACTGTATCATCAAAAATATTGGCGAGCATTGCAAAAAAAGAAGGATTTACCTTTTATGAAACACTGACTGGATTTAAATATATGGCGAACAAAGCTGCTGAAGCAGAAGAACGTGGATTGCActttgtttttgcttttgaagAAGCGATTGGATATATGTGCTCAACAAGTGTTATGGACAAAGATGGAATAAGAGCTGCCTTATTGGTGTTTGAACTTGCTGCCTTTGCGGAACGAAAAAATAAACTACTTTATGATATATTGAAGGAGACATATTTAAAGTATGGCTATCATTTTGCATTAAACTCTTACTTCATTTGTCCTGATCctcaaaatacaaataagatgTTTCACACCCTACGAAATTGGAATGGAAAACCCGAAACGTATCCTGATCATTTAGATCTACCAAAAGATAGAAATGATATACCATTCAAGTATGAAGTTGTCCATGTCAGGGATCTAACAACTGGATATGATTCAAGGACACCGACTAAGCTAAGTTGTTTGCCAATGGACTCCTCTTCACAAATGATTACTTTTTACTTTGGCAATGGAGCAGAAGCAACACTTAGAACAAGTGGAACAGAGCCAAAAGTAAAATACTACACTGAAGCTATTCACCATGGTCCTGAAAGTGAATGGCAATCATGCCGTGATATGCTTTCTTTGTTGGTGGAGTTGATGATTCAGCAATGGATGCAACCAGAGAAACACAATTTACTCCCACGCCCTGAAGAAGCAtcgaaaaaatga